ATCCACGGCTTCGCTCGGTTATTTATAGTTCGCTTTAAGAACAGGTATAAGTGCTGAATTATTTAGGATTAGGAAAGGGGTGCCCTTAGTAGAAATCTTCTACTCTTGGGACCACCCCTTTTTATTTGTCCTAAAGATATTGGGACCTTATATTCTTTTATCTCCCTGACATATTGTGAGGTACTCGTACCATAACGGTAGTATCTGTCTGGTTTCCTGCCTTATCGATTGCTGTATACGTTATGCTATAGGTAAGATCAGCCTTGTTATTCGCTTTTTTAGCAAGCAATGTAAACCTCTTATCCAGCGCACCTAAAACAGCATCCCCCACCAATTGTTCGGACGCGTCATCAAGTTCACTTGGAATAATCGAGGACAGTACAACGGAATCAATCCCCGACAAACGGTCACTTGAATCAACGACCGCTGTTACTGAAACAGGTTTATTGTTGGCAGCCCAGAGTATCGTTTGATCTAATTCGACCTGAAGCGATGGTGCGGTATTATCCAAATAGATCGAAACCGTTTTCTTCTCCTCTACATTACCGGCGTTATCAACACTCCAATAAGTAAGGCTATGAATGCCTTCCGATGTAAATGTAACTGATTCGCCCGTTTGGGGAGCCCCGTTATCAATCGTGTAATACGTGGCTACGATACCTGAATCTTTATCACTTGCCTTAAAATTCACGGTTACATCTTTATTAACCCAGCCATTCGGCGCATCGTCGGTGGTTACAGGTGCATTCTTATCAATGTTATTGACGATCGCAACAACACTTCCTGCATTCCCAGCGGCGTCTTCAAACGTAAAGGTAAAACTTCCATTTTGGCTAAAAGTGTACTGATCTAACCCATTATTGTTCGTTACCGAAACAGGCTCACTTGGTATAACAGTCACAATTACATCTTTGTTGGTCGGATTGACATCACTATAGCTGATCGTCGCTGTAGGAGCTACAGTATCGGTTGGTTCTGTTGGTGCTGTTGCTCCCTTAATAGCTACTTCCATATAGAATAGATTTGCAACATCAGCTTTTCTAATGGTATGCGAGCCAGGTGCAAGGTGCACAGTTACAACGCCATCTGTCATTGCATAACTTGTGCCATCTATGTTGATTTTTGATGTGTCTCCTGTATTAAATACTAACGTTAAGGTTGAATCAACAGTAGTCGTAAAGTCAATGCTGGTCGAACTCTCAATTTTTAATGCTTGAGTCAGGGTCAGACCCTTATACACCACTGTTCCCTTACTTGTTGAAAGATTCCCTTGAATATTGAAGAAGCTGCTTGCTTTCCCATCTGTAGTAAAGTTATGAACATTTCCTGCAGTTGGCTGGGTTGGGTCTGTTGGGTCTGTTGGGTCTGTTGGGTCTGTTGGGTCTGTTGGGTCTGTTGGGTCTGTTGGGTCTGTTGGAGTTGAATTACCCCCTACAGATACAAGTTGGCTTTTGTAATTTTTTATTTTAGACATCAATGCGGAATTGAGGCTAGACGATTTATCATCCACGACATTATCAAATTCCCATATGAAGTCGCCATTATTTTGCCGTCCGGCTTCTGCAGTGACAATTTGTTCAACAAGACTTACGTCATCAATGTCAGATGCAGTTACTCCCAAATCAATGCGAGTATCAAAGTTATTATAAGTTGTTCCGCCTACTAAGGTTTTATATGAGGTTGGTATAATCTCACTTCTTGACGAAGCTAAGTAAGCATCAAATGATGTAGCATTAGCGGTTGTTGTTCCTGTATCGGAATTAGCATAGATAATACTTGCAGCGTCAACCAAAATATTGTTGTATGCTTTAATCATTCCTCCATCTTCATCCGAGAATGTACCTTCTCCTAAAGCATCAGTACCTTGCAAGGAACTCATCATTGGATATTTCGCATTTCTAAAATAGTTTGATTCTACAAAGGATGAACTTCCTGTTGTTACACCAACACCATATTTAGAGATTCCATCAAAAAAGTTATTGTACACATGAACAGTTCCTGTTCTTATACGTGGATGACGAGAGTCTGAGTGATCAAACCAGTTATGGTGGAAGGTTACAAAGAATTCTGCTGATTCATTTAAACCAACTAGAGCCGCTTTTCCGGCATCCCAATAGTGATTGTAAGAGAGTGTAATATAAGTGGAGCTACCTTTCAGGTCCGTGGAACCGTCACCTTTTGCCTGGTCGGCATCTCCTCCTGCCGTTCCATAGAAAAGATCATTATGATGAATCCAAACGTTCACATTGCCAGTATCCATTGAAATGCCATCGTCTGGGAATAACGCAATTCCTAGGTTTCTTACTTCTACATTACCGACATATCTAAGCAGGATTCCCCATCCATAAGTATAAGTATCTTCCCCGATACCTTCTAATGTCATATTCATCTCCGCATAATGGGATTTACCTTTTACTTGAAGATATCCGCTGCTGTTAAGTTGTCCCTGCATGTCGGTGTCAGTAATTTTTCCAATAAATCTGATGGCAAGCGGTCTTTTATCATAACCTTTTTGTCTCAGGTTCAGAATATCACCTATTCCGACACCTGGTGTGACAGCTCCTGAGCTGCTGGTTATCACATCATGAGTTACAGTTTGTGCATTCTTAGATGTTACATAAATAACTTGAGCGCCAGCCTTAAGTGTTCCATCCTCATTATAAGCACCTGAACCAGTGCTATATGTTGAGTTTGATGCAAAAGCAAAACCAGATCTGTCATGTGCAGCTACAGACAGCGTATTTGAAACGATACTTACTATTGAATTATCTGAAAGTACTGCTTCAACTTTCATGACATATTCTCCAGCTGCAAGTCCTACAGCATCAGCTCTCCAATACGATCCGTAGCTTCGAATTAATTCAGTATCGATTTGTTTATATTGAGAATCTGGTGCACTATCAGGTTTAACATAAACGTTATATCCTACCGCATCACCTACAGATGACCATTCTATATACGCAGTTTCATTCCAACCTCCACTGTTGATTATTGAAGGGCTAGCAGCATGTACCGTAGTGTTTGCGAATCCACCGAATCCGCCTGCTAGTAAAGATAGTACAAGAGAACACATTAAATATATTCTTAATACTTTTTTTCCAACCATAAGTTCCTCCCCAGTCAATTTGTCATATATAATTTGAAACCGCTTCCAATAGACTTCTAGTTTTATGCCACAAATTATTTAATTATAAAATAAGTATTTATCTAGATTTATTGGACAACAAGTATTCAGCATCTCGGGTGAGATAATCTGCATATTGCACATAAATATGCTTGCCTCTTTGAGCCTGAACCTCATTCAAAAATGCAGCCAAATTTTCCGCGTCCAGCTTGCTCTTTAAGCTTTTACCTATGCCGTTACTATCTATCCATCCGGCTTCCGTAAAGCGTGTAATCAATTCCTTTAAGGATTGGATGCTAGTAGAAGTTTGGAACCTAACAACATGATTTACCATATTCCCAGCCACATCGAATGCTGTTATGCTATACTCGTGTTGACCAAGTGGGAGCGTATAAAGAGGAATTGTCTTCCCATTTTCTACGGTGTTTCCATCCAATATTATTGTTGTTTTTGTGTTGTCAATTTCGGACAAATTATCTTTGAGCTCCATGACCGGTTTGATATCTGCGGTATCGGTGTAAATATCATTCGCAACGCCAGTCATATCGATAGTAGGGGCCGTGGAATCTAGATTAATAGAGATGTTTTGCTTCTCTTCAATATTTCCGGCATTATCCAATGAACGATAGCTTACATCATATTTTCCATCCATATTGATTGTGATCGGCTCTGTGTATGTTACCCAAGTTTTTCCACCATCAAAGCTATACTCCGTTTTGGCCGCACCCGATAGTTTGTCAGAAACGTTAAGACTCAACTTTACATGATGTGTATACCACCCGTTCAGTCCGTCCGGTTGAGCTGGTGTGACAGCAGCCTCTGTAACAGGTACTGTTGTATCAGCAGATGTCACTTCAACACCGTCAACTACTAGTTTAATATCACTAAAGATTATATCCGCATTACGTGCTACAAACATACCTACGTAAACGTAATCTGGATCGATGCTTGTAAGTTTAAAATCAAACCCTCCAGTAATAGTTGCTTCATTTCCAACTTTAGTTGCATAACCGTCTGAATTGCTTGTAATAGAAAGATTTATGGTGTCTCCTACAGAAATTGGGTTTGCTGCTGTTCCACCCTGGGTAAGCACTCCACTCTTTCTAGCGAAACTATTCCATAATCCTCCTGTCGCTGCCTTAGTGAGCTTTAAAGGTGCTGCTGCAACATATTCACCCATAGTAGTGTTTATATAAGAATCGATATACATTTCATCCCTGGCCATCAAACCAAAGGATACTTGATCATTCAAACTAAAGCCATTAATTTTCGCTTTAGCTGTTAGTGTAAATGTGCTGTTTGCAGGTACTTTATAGTAATACATGGCAAATCCATCAGTCACACTGGCAATTTTCCCTTTATTATTGGCTACTGCAATATGCATATTTCCATCACTATCTGTTTCAAGAGTTTGATTTGCAGTACTTGGATCACCGCCAATATCACCAAATACCGTACCTTTCCAAATACCATAATCTTCCCATAAAGTACTTTGCTGCAATTCACCAGTATACGGCGTTTCTTGGTAATTAGGATTTGACACTAACGTATCTGATTTCGTTGGAGCTTTAGCATTTATCACATGTTCTGCAAGTCCGCTTACGCCTAATTCTTTAATTGCCTTTATTAGAAGGTACGCATTATACCTTCCGCCCCAGATATTGGTATGTGTATTATCCACACTTTGCGGTTTTGAAGAGGTCCACGCATGGAGATACAGAGTTTCACTTGGGCTCAGTTCGTCATATAGAGTTTTAGTTAAAGTAGTCATATCAACTACCGGTACATTAAGCGCAGTCCCCAAATCCCTAATGGCTTGTCGATAATCTCCGCCTGGAAACTCTTTGACAGTGTCTGTAATATGAAGATTAGAATTGCTCCATACACCTGTATTCGTTCTTCTGACAATAGGAGTAGAAAGGATGACTTGAGTTCCCGCCGCCTGAGCCGGTTTAATATAATTTTCATACAAGGAATTCGCAAATGATCCTGGATCCAAATAAGTTCCATTCGGATTTGTATATCTTTCCGGCTCTGTTTTTTCATCATTATGGCCAAAACCGATTAATAAATAATCTCCGCTCTTCATGCCGCTGAGTAACGTTTGATACTCAGGATCAGTTGTATAGCTTTTTGAACTTCTTCCAGACAAGGCAAGATTTTTTATGGTGAAGGAGCCATCGAGATAATTTTCAATTTGAGTGCCCCATCCATACCTTGGATAATAGTAATTATCCGTAAAAGAGCTTACTGTCGAATCCCCAACAATCCAAATTGTTGGAGTACTGGCAGTAGTTTTTTCTGTTATTGTCCGGTCGTTAGATGGTTCACTGGCAAATGTAACAACGTTGTTAAATGCTAGTGTGAAAAACATTATGAAAGTCAGTAATGTACTAATCGCTTTCTTTGACTTAATTTTCATTCTTGAACCCCTCTCGACAATTGAAGCTTTTCTTTAGATCACCAATACATGAATAAAGTATATTACTCCATCTTGGCTCTCTAAAAGAAATACACGAATGAAACCGTTGTTAAAAATGGATGCGTTATTTCTTTCGCATGTTTCAGTTCTCCCTTCAATTTATTTTGTGTTACCCACGTATGTTATTATGAAGGTTGACACAATGTCATAGTCAATAATTAAAACGTTTTCATTCCTGCTATAAAAACGAAAAGCTCCCCCTTCATAAAAAAGGGGGAGCAAAATATTTCAGTTGAGCTAAACTTTTAAATAATGATTTATTTATTGGACAACAAGTATTCAGCATCTCGGATGAGATAATCTGCATATTGTACAGAAACATGCTTGCCTCTTTGAGCCTGAACTTCATTCAAAAATGCAGCCAAATTTTCCGCGTGAAGCTTACTCTTCAAGCTTTTAGCTATGCCGTTCCTATCTATCCATCCGGCTTCCGTAAAGCGTGTAATCAATTCCTGTAAGGATTGGATGCTAGTAGAAGTTTGGAATTTAACAACCTGCGTTACCACATTCCCAGCCAAATCATACGCTGTTACACTATACTCGTGCTGACCAAGTGGCAGCTTATAAAGAGGGATTATCTCCCCATTTTCTACGAATTTTCCATCCAATGCTATAGTTGTTTTTGTGTTGTCAATTCCGGACAAATTATCTTTAAGCTCTATGGCCGGATTGATATCCACGGAATCGTTGTAAATATCATTCACAACGCCAGTCATATCGATAGTAGGAGCATTGGCATCTAGATTAATAGAAATGTTTTGCTTCTCTTCAATATTTCCGGCATTATCGACTGAACGATAGCTTACATCATATTTTCCATCCTTATCGATTGTGATTGGCTTGGTGTATGCTTTCCAAGTGTTTCCACCATCCAAGCTATACTCCGTTTTGGCCGCACCCGATAGTTTGTCAGACACGTTAAGACTCAACTTTACATCATGTATATACCACCCGTTCAGCCCGTCCGGTTGAGCTGGTGTGACAGCAGACGTTGTAACAGGTGCCGTCTTATCAATCAGAACATGTAGATTATGAGCCTGTTCAATATTTCCTGCTTTATCAATAGAATAGAAGGATACTGTATGATCTCCCTCTGAACCTATTGTAAAGAATGTACCATTCACATAATCAGACCCATTGATTGAATAAAAGGTTTCGGCAACACCACTTTCGTTATCGGAAGCGTCCAGTTTGACGGTTACGTCGTCTTTCGACCAATCTGTTGGAGCATTGGAGGTTGTGACTGGAGCGGTATGATCCACAGGTGCTGCAGAAAGTCGATCAATAAGAGCCTGGGTCTCAGCAGTCCAATAAGTATTTAGCTGACTTGTATAAACACCGCTTGTATCAGGGGTATATACACTTACTTTGCTGTGTGAATCCACTTCAAATTGTACGCTGTTCTTACCGTCGACACCGCCTACTCTTACAGGTGGAATAACGTAGTTAGAGATGTTATATCCAAGGTCCTGTATTTCATTGGCAATGGACGCGCCGTTATAAAAACCGCCAATCTTATTATTGTGAGTTGAATCTGCAGGGACCATTACTGCCTTTGCTATAGGAGAGCTTCCATTCGTGGCTGCAGGGTCATCCTTGTATGCTTTTTCAAAGGACTCTTTTGTTAATTCAAACATATCAATCACTTTAACATCCTGCTCCGCACCTAACTGTTCAACCGCTTTTACATAAGCATTATTGGAAGTCGTTATCGTTCCAGTTGTGGTGTCCGTAGCATCATGATGAGTTCTTATGGTGCCATCCACGTTAAAATACTGTCTTGAAACAGGAGTAACTAAAATAGGAGTTGCTCCTGCATTTCTTGCTACTTCAATATACTGTTGCAGATACCACTTGAAGGTACCACTTGTATATGGATAAAATTCTGCGCCATACTGTTGTAAAAGACTTGCCGGTGTTGCCTCTT
This genomic stretch from Neobacillus niacini harbors:
- a CDS encoding OmpL47-type beta-barrel domain-containing protein codes for the protein MKIKSKKAISTLLTFIMFFTLAFNNVVTFASEPSNDRTITEKTTASTPTIWIVGDSTVSSFTDNYYYPRYGWGTQIENYLDGSFTIKNLALSGRSSKSYTTDPEYQTLLSGMKSGDYLLIGFGHNDEKTEPERYTNPNGTYLDPGSFANSLYENYIKPAQAAGTQVILSTPIVRRTNTGVWSNSNLHITDTVKEFPGGDYRQAIRDLGTALNVPVVDMTTLTKTLYDELSPSETLYLHAWTSSKPQSVDNTHTNIWGGRYNAYLLIKAIKELGVSGLAEHVINAKAPTKSDTLVSNPNYQETPYTGELQQSTLWEDYGIWKGTVFGDIGGDPSTANQTLETDSDGNMHIAVANNKGKIASVTDGFAMYYYKVPANSTFTLTAKAKINGFSLNDQVSFGLMARDEMYIDSYINTTMGEYVAAAPLKLTKAATGGLWNSFARKSGVLTQGGTAANPISVGDTINLSITSNSDGYATKVGNEATITGGFDFKLTSIDPDYVYVGMFVARNADIIFSDIKLVVDGVEVTSADTTVPVTEAAVTPAQPDGLNGWYTHHVKLSLNVSDKLSGAAKTEYSFDGGKTWVTYTEPITINMDGKYDVSYRSLDNAGNIEEKQNISINLDSTAPTIDMTGVANDIYTDTADIKPVMELKDNLSEIDNTKTTIILDGNTVENGKTIPLYTLPLGQHEYSITAFDVAGNMVNHVVRFQTSTSIQSLKELITRFTEAGWIDSNGIGKSLKSKLDAENLAAFLNEVQAQRGKHIYVQYADYLTRDAEYLLSNKSR
- a CDS encoding OmpL47-type beta-barrel domain-containing protein, yielding MEVAIKGATAPTEPTDTVAPTATISYSDVNPTNKDVIVTVIPSEPVSVTNNNGLDQYTFSQNGSFTFTFEDAAGNAGSVVAIVNNIDKNAPVTTDDAPNGWVNKDVTVNFKASDKDSGIVATYYTIDNGAPQTGESVTFTSEGIHSLTYWSVDNAGNVEEKKTVSIYLDNTAPSLQVELDQTILWAANNKPVSVTAVVDSSDRLSGIDSVVLSSIIPSELDDASEQLVGDAVLGALDKRFTLLAKKANNKADLTYSITYTAIDKAGNQTDTTVMVRVPHNMSGR